A region from the Candidatus Electrothrix scaldis genome encodes:
- a CDS encoding branched-chain amino acid ABC transporter substrate-binding protein, giving the protein MNISWKLCSVLSVLTLSTGVFFQQNAFAEEPAQEAAKEPVRIGVAGALSGDLASYGLPTARAAELVVEKINAEGGINGAPVELLVEDDVCKPEIATNTATKLVSSGANVVIGHICSSATKAALPIYDEANLIVMSPSATDSDLTKSGNYPTFYRTIAPNDAQANSIVNFTTDHLHAQKVAIIHDKGDYGKGLAEDAKQIIEQGAKAKIVLFEGITPGAVDYSAVVQKVKRTRADAVIYGGYHPEASKIVTQMRRKRMKTLFISDDGVKDDTFIKVAGKYAEGVYATGPADVSANPITRQYREAYVKKYKVEPGPFFDNAVAAALALTNSIRVAGSTETEQIARTLHEQATATPFGDIMFDKNGDAIGVGYSLYEVKKGEFVQVQ; this is encoded by the coding sequence ATGAACATTTCCTGGAAACTCTGTTCAGTGCTTTCCGTATTGACGCTCAGCACCGGAGTATTTTTTCAACAGAATGCCTTTGCCGAAGAACCAGCACAGGAGGCAGCGAAAGAGCCGGTAAGAATAGGTGTGGCAGGGGCGCTCAGCGGCGATCTGGCTTCATACGGACTGCCCACAGCCCGGGCCGCAGAGCTTGTTGTGGAAAAGATTAATGCCGAGGGTGGGATCAACGGGGCTCCAGTGGAGCTTCTGGTGGAAGATGATGTCTGTAAACCGGAAATTGCCACCAACACGGCCACCAAATTGGTTTCTTCTGGTGCCAATGTTGTGATCGGCCATATCTGCTCCAGTGCAACCAAGGCTGCCCTGCCTATCTACGATGAGGCGAATCTCATTGTTATGTCACCTTCCGCCACAGATAGTGATCTGACCAAGAGCGGCAACTATCCTACCTTTTACCGAACCATTGCTCCTAACGATGCTCAGGCTAATTCCATCGTGAATTTTACCACCGATCATTTGCATGCACAAAAAGTTGCTATCATCCATGATAAAGGGGATTACGGTAAAGGCCTTGCCGAAGACGCCAAGCAGATTATTGAGCAGGGTGCCAAGGCAAAGATCGTTTTATTTGAGGGTATCACCCCTGGTGCGGTTGATTATTCCGCCGTGGTGCAAAAGGTGAAACGAACCAGGGCTGATGCGGTTATCTATGGCGGTTATCATCCAGAGGCATCAAAGATCGTTACCCAGATGCGGAGAAAACGGATGAAGACCCTGTTTATCTCTGATGATGGGGTGAAGGATGACACCTTTATCAAAGTGGCAGGCAAATATGCCGAAGGTGTTTATGCTACTGGACCGGCAGATGTCTCTGCTAACCCCATCACCCGTCAGTACCGTGAGGCCTATGTGAAAAAATATAAAGTAGAGCCTGGGCCGTTTTTTGATAATGCGGTCGCTGCTGCCCTTGCCTTGACCAATTCCATCCGCGTGGCGGGCTCCACAGAAACAGAGCAGATCGCCAGAACTCTGCATGAGCAGGCCACAGCTACTCCGTTCGGCGATATTATGTTTGATAAAAACGGAGATGCCATCGGAGTTGGTTATTCTTTGTATGAAGTGAAG